Proteins encoded within one genomic window of Panicum virgatum strain AP13 chromosome 1N, P.virgatum_v5, whole genome shotgun sequence:
- the LOC120654023 gene encoding uncharacterized protein LOC120654023, which yields MVHHNHWVLYVVNRIMKCIHIIDSNTYGNEMNYTRWQDFHQQSVNISGKALRFSELMMNRLTTAIQRVRPNSGFPKFGNWDFRFDHEAPRMKCGSNDCGFFLIKYMQSFDGKRGLVGCVIDRERSPDLPAEIAKYLIFHDLNEVMELPEEVTRYRPMRY from the exons ATGGTTCATCACAATCACTGGGTCCTGTATGTGGTTAACAGAATCATGAAGTGTATCCACATCATTGATTCGAACACATACGGTAATGAGATGAATTACACAAGATGGCAGGACTTCCATCAGCAATCAGTAAATATCAGCGGGAAGGCATTGAGGTTCAGCGAGCTTATGATGAACCGCCTGACCACTGCTATTCAGAGGGTCCGCCCGAATTCAGGCTTTCCCAAGTTTGGCAATTGGGACTTCAGATTTGATCATGAAGCTCCCAGAATGAAGTGCGGCTCCAACGATTGTGGGTTTTTCTTGATTAAATATATGCAGTCCTTCGATGGCAAACGTGGACTAGTTGGATGTGTCATAGACCGG GAAAGGAGCCCTGATCTACCGGCGGAAATTGCTAAATACTTGATTTTCCATGACCTCAATGAAGTAATGGAACTCCCAGAAGAGGTCACCAGGTATCGGCCGATGCGGTACTGA
- the LOC120654022 gene encoding uncharacterized protein LOC120654022 produces the protein MRRRADKAPSKSKKVEEKSVKMTKANVRCCPKEVLDTNQLLNKPQRQYVLKKGFKNILSMQLDGVEGRSLICWLLDHIDLESMTLRAGRGKELKFSKEVVRLVLGLPSAGTTSPTVYASAKSKQVLKFRQNMNLENRAFNVEMMQDRIKSGRTDDATMMCYFIVIFHSLLFPHGSWDISNEDVMLAHWAVQFSKID, from the exons ATGCGCCGTCGAGCGGACAAGGCCCCCTCGAAGTCAAAGAAGGTCGAGGAAAAGAGTGTTAAAATGACT AAAGCTAATGTCCGCTGTTGTCCAAAGGAGGTGCTAGACACAAACCAGTTGCTGAACAAACCGCAGAGGCAATATGTTTTGAAGAAAGGTTTCAAGAATATATTATCTATGCAACTTGACGGTGTAGAGGGTCGAAGCTTAATTTGCTGGTTATTGGACCACATTGACCTCGAGTCAATGACTCTACGGGCCGGCAGAGGGAAGGAGCTCAAGTTTTCCAAAGAGGTCGTTCGGCTGGTACTAGGTCTTCCTAGTGCCGGCACCACATCGCCAACTGTTTATGCAAGTGCAAAATCCAAGCAGGTCTTGAAGTTCAGGCAAAATATGAATTTGGAGAACCGAGCATTCAATGTGGAAATGATGCAGGACCGTATCAAATCGGGGCGCACTGACGATGCAACGATGATGTGCTATTTCATAGTCATCTTCCATAGCCTTTTGTTTCCACACGGTAGCTGGGACATCAGCAATGAGGATGTTATGCTCGCTCATTGGGCGGTACAGTTTTCTAAGATTGACTAG